The Microcebus murinus isolate Inina chromosome 4, M.murinus_Inina_mat1.0, whole genome shotgun sequence genome has a segment encoding these proteins:
- the CAVIN3 gene encoding caveolae-associated protein 3 produces MGESALEPGPVPEVPVRGPVHAVTVVTLLEKLATMLETLRERQGGLAQRQGGLAGSVHRIQSSLGALSRSHDTTSNTLAQLLAKAERVGSHADAAQERAARRAAQVQRLEANHGLLVARGKLHVLLFKEEAEIPTSAFQKAPDPSSPGEQSELGPEQPEADVGESSDEEPVESRARRLRRTGLQKVQSLRRALSGRKGPAAPPPTPVKPPRLGPGRSAEGQPEAQPALEAPLEPEPSQDIEEDPGRPGAAEEALQQIESAA; encoded by the exons ATGGGGGAGAGCGCGTTGGAGCCGGGGCCTGTGCCCGAGGTGCCAGTGCGGGGCCCCGTGCACGCCGTGACGGTGGTGACCCTGCTGGAGAAGCTGGCCACGATGCTGGAGACGCTGCGGGAGCGGCAGGGCGGCCTGGCGCAGAGGCAGGGCGGCCTGGCGGGCTCCGTGCACCGCATCCAGAGCAGCCTGGGCGCGCTGAGTCGCAGCCACGACACCACCAGCAACACCCTGGCGCAGCTGCTGGCCAAGGCCGAGCGCGTGGGCTCGCACGCCGACGCCGCTCAGGAGCGTGCGGCGCGCCGCGCAGCCCAGGTGCAGCGGCTGGAGGCCAACCACGGGCTGCTGGTGGCGCGCGGGAAGCTCCACGTTCTGCTCTTCAAG GAGGAGGCTGAAATCCCAACAAGCGCCTTCCAGAAAGCACCAGATCCCTCGAGCCCGGGAGAGCAGTCCGAGCTGGGCCCGGAGCAGCCAGAGGCCGACGTTGGAGAGAGCTCGGACGAGGAGCCGGTGGAGTCCCGGGCTCGGCGGCTGCGGCGCACCGGGTTGCAGAAGGTACAGAGCCTGCGGAGGGCTCTTTCGGGCCGGAAAGGCCCAGCAGCGCCACCGCCCACGCCAGTCAAGCCGCCTCGCCTTGGGCCTGGCCGGAGCGCTGAAGGCCAGCCGGAAGCCCAGCCTGCGCTGGAGGCCCCGCTGGAGCCAGAGCCTTCGCAGGACATCGAGGAAGATCCCGGGAGACCTGGGGCTGCCGAAGAGGCTCTGCAACAAATAGAAAGCGCAGCCTGA